The following proteins are encoded in a genomic region of Longimicrobium sp.:
- a CDS encoding helix-hairpin-helix domain-containing protein, with translation MAKTDKTRAKGAKADATADAKPSKRTGRSTTTARGDTSTAARKGATRTPRTAKEEGGAVPGGTEGGTTSTRTVRAAGPRAGVSAKKAAASSPRAGNRQDAVRRDANLRADLREFVSARPKGWNHAEWLRLLDDLSGRGHDVSDASAIGMSLERERLAVHLEAIPGMGPRRVEALVGRYHTLYSLRQADASDLAELPGMNRALAERVHQQFA, from the coding sequence ATGGCGAAGACAGACAAGACCCGGGCGAAGGGCGCCAAAGCCGACGCCACCGCGGACGCGAAGCCGTCCAAGCGCACCGGCCGCTCCACCACCACCGCCAGGGGCGACACGAGCACCGCGGCGCGCAAAGGTGCCACCCGCACCCCGCGCACGGCCAAGGAAGAGGGCGGCGCCGTCCCCGGCGGCACTGAGGGGGGCACCACCTCCACCCGCACCGTGCGCGCGGCCGGCCCGCGCGCCGGCGTGAGCGCCAAAAAGGCGGCGGCGAGCTCGCCGCGCGCCGGCAACCGGCAGGACGCGGTGCGCCGCGACGCCAACCTGCGCGCCGACCTCCGCGAGTTCGTCAGCGCCCGCCCCAAGGGGTGGAATCACGCCGAATGGCTCCGCCTGCTGGACGACCTGAGCGGCCGCGGCCACGATGTCTCCGACGCGTCCGCCATCGGGATGTCGCTGGAGCGCGAGCGCCTGGCCGTGCACCTCGAGGCGATCCCCGGCATGGGTCCGCGCCGCGTGGAGGCACTGGTCGGCCGCTACCACACCCTCTACTCCCTGCGCCAGGCCGATGCCTCCGACCTGGCCGAGCTGCCGGGGATGAACCGGGCCCTCGCCGAGCGGGTGCATCAGCAGTTCGCCTGA
- a CDS encoding sigma-70 family RNA polymerase sigma factor, with the protein MHPTHRSVSYLPADNTGPDDGALVRRMAAGDEKALGLLYDRWAPLLHSVARRIVADPNDAEEVLEEAFWQAWRQAGRYEEGRGGVSTWLTMIVRSRALDRVRARGRLREESWENIPEPGSGEGEGPASPDAAAEQDERSRLIAAAVAQLPPEQRETVELAYFRGLSQSEIAAKLGQPLGTVKTRARLALQKLRESLVVFREEGG; encoded by the coding sequence ATGCATCCGACACATCGCTCGGTCTCGTACCTCCCTGCAGACAACACGGGTCCCGACGACGGTGCGCTGGTGCGGCGCATGGCGGCGGGAGACGAGAAGGCCCTCGGGCTCCTGTACGACCGCTGGGCCCCCCTCCTGCACTCGGTCGCGCGCCGCATCGTGGCCGATCCAAACGACGCCGAAGAGGTGCTGGAGGAGGCGTTCTGGCAGGCGTGGCGGCAGGCGGGGCGCTACGAAGAAGGGCGTGGCGGCGTCTCCACCTGGCTCACCATGATCGTGCGCAGCCGTGCGCTGGACCGGGTGCGCGCCCGCGGCCGGCTCCGCGAGGAGTCGTGGGAGAACATCCCCGAGCCCGGCTCGGGCGAGGGCGAGGGACCCGCATCGCCCGACGCCGCGGCGGAGCAGGACGAGCGCAGCCGGCTGATCGCGGCGGCGGTGGCGCAGCTTCCGCCCGAGCAGCGGGAGACGGTGGAGCTGGCCTACTTCCGCGGGCTGAGCCAGTCCGAGATCGCCGCGAAGCTGGGCCAGCCGCTGGGAACGGTGAAGACGCGCGCACGCCTGGCGCTGCAGAAGCTGAGGGAATCGCTCGTGGTTTTCCGGGAGGAGGGTGGATGA
- a CDS encoding anti-sigma factor, with product MSLDTEHENVQAALAAEALDALDGEERQALHAHLAGCAECRAELESLREAASLLAHTAPHVPLDPARSDRIRARLLARAAADVRGGEAAAPVVVPAPPETRVIPIASRRRSALPAWLAAAASVLIAIGLGAYALSLRGRVASLEQRTASLSRDRGRLESTLAEREASLAALAGPEVRVITLASTQQRTPSGRMFWNPVRRRYTFFAYNLPQVRPGREYQLWLITPAGPVAAPTFRPGRDGAGSVEGAYDLPNEQIRAIAVTEEPAGGLPKPTGEVLIVGSAAE from the coding sequence ATGAGTCTCGACACAGAGCACGAAAACGTGCAGGCGGCGCTCGCCGCGGAGGCTCTCGACGCCCTCGACGGTGAGGAGCGGCAGGCCCTGCACGCCCACCTCGCCGGGTGCGCCGAGTGCCGCGCCGAACTGGAGTCGCTGCGCGAGGCCGCGTCGCTCCTGGCGCACACGGCCCCGCACGTCCCGCTGGACCCCGCCCGCTCGGACCGCATCCGCGCCCGCCTCCTCGCCCGCGCCGCCGCAGACGTGCGGGGCGGGGAAGCGGCCGCGCCCGTCGTGGTGCCCGCGCCGCCGGAGACGCGCGTGATCCCGATAGCGTCGCGCCGGCGCTCGGCGCTGCCTGCGTGGCTCGCCGCCGCGGCCTCGGTGCTCATCGCCATCGGCCTGGGCGCGTACGCCCTGTCGCTGCGCGGCCGGGTCGCCTCTCTCGAGCAGCGGACCGCCTCCCTCTCCCGCGACCGGGGCCGTCTGGAGTCCACGCTGGCCGAGCGCGAGGCCTCTCTGGCGGCGCTGGCCGGGCCGGAGGTGCGCGTGATCACCCTGGCCTCGACGCAGCAGCGGACGCCCTCGGGCCGGATGTTCTGGAACCCGGTCCGGCGGCGCTACACCTTTTTCGCGTACAACCTTCCGCAGGTGCGTCCGGGCCGCGAGTACCAGCTCTGGCTGATCACCCCCGCCGGCCCGGTCGCCGCCCCCACCTTCCGCCCCGGCCGCGACGGCGCCGGCAGCGTGGAGGGCGCCTACGACCTCCCCAACGAACAGATCCGCGCCATCGCCGTCACCGAGGAGCCCGCCGGCGGCCTGCCCAAGCCGACCGGCGAGGTGCTGATCGTGGGGAGCGCGGCGGAGTAG
- a CDS encoding electron-transfer flavoprotein:ubiquinone oxidoreductase, whose translation MADSARRTVLPVRHQPDLPRERMILAEAPDAEALEMDVVIVGAGPGGLATAIELARLVQKDAENGGTLGEVNIAVLDKAQALGEHCLSGAVVNPRAFRELFPDLKDEDFPFRGRVDSESVLFLTETGQIRLPTPPPMHNRGNYVGSICEIVQWLGGKAEELGVNVLPGFPVDSLLVDGKKVIGVRTTPSGLKRDGTPGSTHEPATDLTARVTVLAEGTRGPLGQAYRQWQGITSDNPQIYALGVKEIWETKVPLDRVVHTLGWPLPRDAFGGSFMYPLEPNVVAIGLVVGLDYRQTTLDVHQLLQRMKLHPFFRKYLEGGEMVEWGAKTIPEGGLYALPQRRYGDGLLMVGDTAGFVDVASLKGIHYAMQSGIYAARTIFESLKQGDVSAASLGAYDKLVDASYIRDDLHKTRNMRLGFKDGFFVGGIKAGLATVTGGRIPAGRIAMEPDAETEKVVTPETPFVPDNTLTFSKVDAVFKSGNGTRDDIPSHLIVGQDIPGEVADMYAHLCPANVYERQGDRLVVNAPNCIDCKATDVIGPRWTPREGGSGPAYKRM comes from the coding sequence ATGGCAGACAGCGCACGCCGTACCGTGCTCCCGGTGCGGCACCAGCCCGACCTCCCGCGCGAACGGATGATCCTGGCCGAGGCGCCCGACGCCGAGGCGCTGGAGATGGACGTGGTGATCGTGGGCGCCGGGCCCGGCGGGCTGGCGACCGCCATCGAGCTCGCGCGCCTCGTGCAAAAGGACGCGGAGAACGGCGGCACCCTGGGCGAGGTCAACATCGCCGTCCTGGACAAGGCGCAGGCGCTGGGCGAGCACTGCCTGAGCGGCGCCGTCGTCAACCCGCGCGCCTTTCGCGAGCTCTTCCCCGACCTCAAGGACGAGGACTTCCCCTTCCGCGGCCGCGTGGACTCGGAATCGGTGCTCTTCCTCACGGAGACGGGGCAGATCCGCCTCCCCACGCCGCCCCCCATGCACAACCGGGGGAACTACGTGGGCTCCATCTGCGAGATCGTGCAGTGGCTGGGCGGCAAGGCGGAGGAGCTGGGCGTCAACGTCCTTCCTGGCTTCCCGGTGGACTCGCTCCTGGTGGATGGCAAGAAGGTGATCGGCGTGCGCACGACGCCCTCCGGCCTCAAGCGCGACGGCACGCCGGGGAGCACGCACGAGCCCGCCACCGACCTCACCGCCCGCGTCACCGTGCTGGCCGAGGGGACGCGCGGGCCGCTGGGGCAGGCGTACCGCCAGTGGCAGGGGATCACCTCCGACAACCCACAGATCTACGCACTGGGCGTCAAGGAGATCTGGGAGACCAAGGTGCCGCTCGACCGGGTGGTGCACACGCTGGGTTGGCCCCTGCCGCGCGACGCGTTCGGCGGGAGCTTCATGTATCCGCTGGAGCCGAACGTGGTGGCGATCGGCCTGGTCGTGGGCCTCGACTACCGCCAGACCACGCTGGACGTGCACCAGCTGCTGCAGCGGATGAAGCTGCACCCCTTCTTCCGCAAGTACCTGGAGGGGGGCGAGATGGTGGAGTGGGGCGCCAAGACGATTCCCGAGGGCGGCCTCTACGCCCTGCCGCAGCGCCGCTACGGCGACGGGCTGCTGATGGTGGGCGACACGGCGGGCTTCGTGGACGTGGCGTCGCTCAAGGGGATCCACTACGCCATGCAGTCGGGGATCTACGCCGCGCGCACCATCTTCGAGTCGCTGAAGCAGGGCGACGTCTCGGCCGCGTCGCTGGGCGCCTACGACAAGCTGGTGGACGCCAGCTACATCCGCGACGACCTGCACAAGACGCGCAACATGCGGCTCGGGTTCAAGGACGGCTTCTTCGTGGGCGGGATCAAGGCGGGGCTCGCCACCGTCACGGGCGGCCGCATCCCCGCCGGCCGCATCGCCATGGAGCCGGACGCGGAGACCGAGAAGGTGGTCACGCCGGAGACCCCCTTCGTGCCGGACAACACCCTGACGTTCAGCAAGGTGGACGCGGTCTTCAAGTCGGGCAACGGCACGCGCGACGACATCCCGTCGCACCTGATCGTGGGGCAGGACATCCCGGGCGAGGTGGCGGACATGTACGCGCACCTCTGCCCGGCCAACGTCTACGAGCGCCAGGGCGACCGTCTGGTGGTGAACGCCCCCAACTGCATCGACTGCAAGGCCACCGACGTCATCGGGCCGCGGTGGACGCCGCGGGAGGGTGGGAGCGGGCCGGCGTACAAGCGGATGTAA
- a CDS encoding alpha-1,4-glucan--maltose-1-phosphate maltosyltransferase: MKGQIEASRKVVIEEVTPQLDCGRYAIKREVGDTIEVRADIFKEGHDAISAAIWYRPEDEEEWRETPMKFWDNDRWTGSFTPDRNCRWYYTVVAWTDFFGTWQSDLRKKYDAGQEVVLELFEGAEIVARTAAAAPDTERETILEHLAEMIGDVLDHEAAPGTWKWAAFEKGAAAAEDRTIAERVAAALDTGLLEVMERVPLREDLTQFEPVLPVQVDRVAARFAAWYELFPRSMADDPTRHGTWDDVIAKLPYVRDMGFDVLYFPPIHPIGLAFRKGKNNTLGAGKDQPGSPYAIGGKDGGHRDVHPELGSLKDFRRMVAAAAEHGLEIALDFAIQVSPDHPYAKAHPSWFFVRPDGSIKYAENPPKKYQDIYPLNFYGDDWEAQWKEWRDVILHWVEQGVKIFRVDNPHTKPVQFWEWMIREVQRQHPEVLFLSEAFTRPKMMRALAKAGFSQSYTYFTWRNFKGEIIEYLEELTQGPMKDYFRGNLFPNTPDINPEFLQRGGRPAFMIRAVLATTLSSVYGIYSGFELCEGTPLAPGKEEYLDSEKYELKAWDWDRPGNIRGLIRRLNEIRKQNRALQEYDNLRFYPAENENILFYGKMTPDRASLIFVAVNLDPFSAHEGMLHFPLPDMGIGWHDPWEVEELLTGERHFWHGGSHWIRLDPGAPARIFRVRAWRSSEHGFDYFMEPTLV, from the coding sequence ATGAAGGGACAGATCGAGGCGAGCCGGAAGGTGGTCATCGAAGAGGTGACGCCGCAGCTCGATTGCGGGCGGTATGCCATCAAGCGCGAGGTGGGGGATACGATCGAGGTGCGCGCGGACATCTTCAAGGAAGGGCACGACGCCATCTCGGCGGCCATCTGGTACCGGCCGGAGGACGAGGAGGAGTGGCGCGAGACGCCCATGAAGTTCTGGGACAACGACCGCTGGACCGGCTCGTTCACCCCCGACCGCAACTGCCGCTGGTACTACACCGTCGTCGCCTGGACCGACTTCTTTGGCACCTGGCAGAGCGATCTGCGCAAGAAGTACGATGCCGGCCAGGAGGTGGTGCTGGAGCTGTTCGAGGGCGCCGAGATCGTCGCGCGCACCGCTGCGGCCGCTCCAGACACCGAGCGAGAGACGATCCTGGAGCACCTCGCGGAGATGATCGGCGACGTGCTGGACCACGAGGCCGCGCCCGGGACGTGGAAGTGGGCCGCCTTCGAAAAGGGCGCCGCCGCCGCCGAGGACCGCACCATCGCCGAGCGCGTGGCCGCCGCGCTGGACACGGGGCTCCTCGAGGTGATGGAGCGCGTTCCCCTGCGCGAGGACCTGACGCAGTTCGAGCCCGTCCTCCCTGTGCAGGTGGACCGGGTGGCGGCGCGCTTCGCGGCGTGGTACGAGCTCTTCCCGCGCTCCATGGCCGACGATCCCACCCGACACGGCACCTGGGACGACGTCATCGCCAAGCTGCCGTACGTGCGCGACATGGGGTTCGACGTGCTGTACTTTCCGCCGATCCACCCGATCGGGCTGGCGTTCAGAAAGGGGAAGAACAACACGCTGGGCGCCGGCAAGGACCAGCCGGGGTCGCCGTACGCCATCGGCGGCAAGGACGGCGGGCATCGCGACGTGCATCCCGAGCTGGGCTCGCTCAAGGACTTCCGCCGCATGGTGGCCGCGGCGGCGGAGCACGGGCTGGAGATCGCGCTCGACTTCGCCATCCAGGTCTCCCCTGATCACCCGTACGCCAAAGCGCACCCGAGCTGGTTCTTCGTGCGGCCGGACGGCAGCATCAAGTACGCGGAGAACCCGCCCAAGAAGTACCAGGACATCTATCCCCTCAACTTCTACGGCGACGACTGGGAAGCGCAGTGGAAGGAGTGGCGCGACGTCATCCTGCACTGGGTGGAGCAGGGGGTGAAGATCTTCCGCGTCGACAACCCGCACACCAAGCCCGTGCAGTTCTGGGAGTGGATGATCCGCGAGGTGCAGCGGCAGCACCCGGAGGTGCTCTTCCTCTCCGAGGCCTTCACGCGCCCCAAGATGATGCGGGCGCTGGCCAAGGCCGGCTTCAGCCAGAGCTACACGTACTTCACCTGGCGCAACTTCAAGGGCGAGATCATCGAGTACCTGGAGGAGCTGACGCAGGGGCCGATGAAGGACTACTTCCGCGGCAACCTGTTCCCCAACACGCCGGACATCAACCCGGAGTTCCTGCAGCGCGGCGGCCGCCCCGCGTTCATGATCCGCGCGGTGCTGGCGACCACCCTGTCCTCCGTCTACGGCATCTACAGCGGCTTCGAGCTGTGCGAGGGCACGCCGCTGGCGCCGGGCAAGGAGGAGTACCTGGACAGCGAGAAGTACGAGCTGAAGGCGTGGGACTGGGACCGCCCCGGCAACATCCGCGGCCTCATTCGCCGCCTCAACGAGATCCGCAAGCAGAACCGCGCGCTGCAGGAGTACGACAACCTGCGCTTCTACCCGGCGGAGAACGAGAACATCCTCTTCTACGGCAAGATGACGCCGGACCGGGCGAGCCTCATCTTCGTGGCCGTGAACCTGGACCCGTTTTCGGCCCACGAGGGGATGCTGCACTTCCCCCTGCCGGACATGGGGATCGGCTGGCACGACCCGTGGGAGGTGGAGGAGCTGCTGACCGGCGAGCGCCACTTCTGGCACGGCGGCTCGCACTGGATCCGGCTCGATCCCGGCGCGCCCGCGAGGATCTTCAGGGTGCGGGCGTGGCGGAGCTCGGAGCATGGGTTCGACTACTTCATGGAGCCGACGCTGGTGTAA
- a CDS encoding four helix bundle protein — protein MKVQQFEDLVVWQRAKELSVLIYQSSAGGRFSRDYALRDQIRRAAVSVMSNVAEGFERYSRPEFRHFLSIARGSASEVRSQLHLARELGYLTGEEHRQLHDHCVELSRLLAALRASTIPT, from the coding sequence ATGAAGGTGCAGCAGTTCGAGGACCTCGTAGTCTGGCAGAGGGCGAAGGAGCTCTCGGTTCTGATCTATCAATCGAGCGCCGGAGGGCGGTTCTCGCGGGATTATGCGCTGCGCGATCAGATTCGCAGAGCCGCCGTCTCCGTGATGTCGAACGTGGCGGAAGGCTTCGAGCGGTACAGCCGCCCCGAGTTCCGCCACTTCCTCTCGATCGCGCGGGGCTCCGCCTCCGAGGTGCGCAGCCAGCTTCACCTCGCGCGCGAGCTCGGCTACCTCACCGGAGAGGAACACCGACAGCTACACGACCACTGCGTCGAGCTCAGCCGCCTCCTCGCCGCCCTCCGTGCATCCACCATCCCAACCTGA
- the recA gene encoding recombinase RecA, with protein sequence MNADKTKALNVAIGQIEKAYGKGAIMRMGVDGPMVKVRAISTSAIHLDAAIGVGGVPRGRITEIFGPESSGKTTLCLHLIANVQAEGGIAAFVDAEHALDIEYARKLGVDVDNLLVSQPDNGEQALEITETLIRSGAVDIVVVDSVAALVPRAEIEGEMGDSHMGLHARLMSQALRKITGAINRSQTTLVFTNQIREKIGVMFGSPETTTGGRALKFYASLRLDVRRIGTIKDRDVAVGNKTQVKVVKNKVAPPFKQVVFDIMWGTGIDRFGTIVDLGVEHDVISKSGSWFNYGDLRLGQGRENVKAFLQENVPLATEIEDKVKVKAGFGVVEVA encoded by the coding sequence ATGAACGCTGACAAGACCAAGGCGCTGAACGTCGCGATCGGGCAGATCGAGAAGGCGTACGGCAAGGGCGCGATCATGCGCATGGGCGTGGACGGCCCCATGGTGAAGGTGCGCGCCATCTCCACCAGCGCCATCCACCTGGACGCCGCAATCGGCGTGGGCGGGGTGCCGCGCGGCCGCATCACGGAGATCTTTGGGCCGGAGTCGTCCGGCAAGACCACGCTCTGCCTCCACCTGATCGCCAACGTCCAGGCCGAGGGCGGCATCGCGGCTTTCGTGGACGCGGAGCACGCGCTCGACATCGAGTACGCCCGCAAGCTCGGCGTGGACGTCGACAACCTCCTCGTCTCTCAGCCCGACAACGGCGAGCAGGCGCTGGAGATCACCGAGACGCTCATCCGAAGCGGCGCGGTGGACATCGTGGTGGTGGACTCGGTGGCCGCCCTCGTGCCGCGCGCCGAGATCGAGGGGGAGATGGGCGACAGCCACATGGGGCTGCATGCGCGCCTCATGAGCCAGGCACTGCGCAAGATCACCGGCGCCATCAACCGCAGCCAGACCACGCTCGTCTTCACCAACCAGATCCGCGAGAAGATCGGCGTCATGTTCGGCTCGCCGGAGACGACCACGGGCGGGCGCGCGCTGAAGTTCTACGCTTCGCTGCGGCTGGACGTGCGACGCATCGGCACCATCAAGGACCGCGACGTCGCCGTCGGCAACAAGACGCAGGTCAAGGTGGTGAAGAACAAGGTGGCGCCGCCCTTCAAGCAGGTCGTGTTCGACATCATGTGGGGCACCGGCATCGACCGCTTCGGCACCATCGTGGACCTCGGCGTGGAGCACGACGTGATCTCCAAGAGCGGCTCCTGGTTCAACTACGGCGACCTGCGCCTGGGCCAGGGCCGCGAGAACGTCAAGGCGTTCCTCCAGGAAAACGTCCCCCTTGCCACCGAGATCGAGGACAAGGTAAAGGTGAAGGCGGGGTTCGGGGTGGTGGAGGTGGCGTGA
- a CDS encoding response regulator has translation MASPTILYVEDHPSVQQAVLMSLKLVGFGVLGADDGVEGVEMAQKHHPDLVLMDLHLPRMDGWEALATLRGDPLTAGIPVIACTAGDLDPDRARAAGFADFLAKPFQAPRLIAAIRAQLPDAGESAGG, from the coding sequence ATGGCCTCTCCCACAATCCTCTACGTGGAGGACCACCCCTCCGTCCAGCAGGCCGTCCTGATGTCGCTGAAGCTGGTGGGCTTCGGGGTGCTTGGGGCGGATGATGGGGTGGAGGGGGTGGAGATGGCCCAGAAGCACCACCCGGACCTGGTGCTGATGGACCTGCACCTGCCGCGGATGGATGGCTGGGAAGCCCTCGCCACCCTCCGCGGCGACCCGCTGACCGCCGGCATCCCGGTAATCGCCTGCACCGCCGGCGACCTGGACCCGGACCGTGCCCGCGCCGCCGGCTTCGCCGACTTCCTCGCCAAGCCGTTCCAGGCCCCCCGCCTGATCGCCGCGATCCGGGCGCAGTTGCCTGACGCGGGCGAGAGCGCGGGGGGGTGA
- a CDS encoding beta-N-acetylglucosaminidase domain-containing protein, which produces MEPELGIIEGFYGKPWTWEERAATVEFLAPHGYRFFMYAPKADTFLRRRWQEEYPEESARGLATLADACRRAGVRFGVGLSPYEIFNGFDAAAHDALARKLAFFDELGVQDLAILFDDMRGDTPDLAARQVEIVHWAAERTRADRLLVCPSYYSDDPVLDRAFGRRPDGYLEHLGTALDPSIEVFWTGEEVCSREITPGHLERVTGQLRRKPFLWDNYPVNDGPRMSQYLHLRAFTGRPASLRGHVAAHGINPALQPTLSLIPALTLPECYRLGDAYAYGEAFRTAAMAVLGASLGTRVWEDVLVLQNVGLDRLEEKEAALRERYGSEEHPGAREIIAWLDGEYRISAEVVQTQ; this is translated from the coding sequence ATGGAACCGGAGCTCGGCATCATCGAAGGCTTCTACGGAAAGCCCTGGACGTGGGAGGAACGCGCCGCGACGGTGGAATTCCTCGCGCCGCACGGCTACCGCTTCTTCATGTACGCGCCCAAGGCGGACACCTTTCTGCGCCGCCGCTGGCAGGAGGAGTACCCGGAGGAGAGCGCCCGCGGCCTGGCCACCCTCGCGGACGCCTGCCGGCGGGCGGGAGTGCGCTTCGGCGTGGGGCTGAGCCCGTACGAGATCTTCAACGGCTTCGACGCCGCCGCGCACGACGCCCTCGCCCGCAAGCTCGCCTTCTTCGACGAGCTGGGGGTGCAGGACCTGGCGATCCTCTTCGACGACATGCGCGGCGACACCCCCGACCTCGCCGCGCGCCAGGTGGAGATCGTCCACTGGGCCGCGGAACGGACGCGCGCGGACCGCCTCCTCGTGTGCCCCAGCTACTACTCCGACGACCCGGTGCTCGACCGCGCGTTCGGCCGCCGTCCGGACGGATACCTGGAGCATCTCGGCACTGCGCTCGACCCATCGATCGAGGTGTTCTGGACGGGCGAGGAGGTGTGCTCGCGCGAGATCACGCCCGGCCACCTGGAGCGCGTGACGGGGCAGCTTCGCCGCAAGCCGTTCCTGTGGGACAACTATCCGGTCAACGACGGCCCCCGCATGTCGCAGTACCTGCACCTGCGCGCCTTCACCGGGCGCCCGGCGAGCCTGCGAGGCCACGTGGCGGCGCACGGCATCAACCCGGCGCTCCAGCCCACCCTCTCGCTGATCCCCGCGCTGACCCTTCCGGAGTGCTACCGCCTGGGCGACGCCTACGCGTACGGCGAAGCCTTTCGCACGGCCGCCATGGCCGTGCTGGGCGCGTCGCTCGGCACGCGCGTGTGGGAGGACGTGCTGGTGCTGCAGAACGTGGGGCTGGACCGGCTGGAGGAAAAGGAAGCGGCCCTGCGCGAGCGCTACGGCAGCGAGGAGCATCCCGGCGCGCGCGAGATCATCGCCTGGCTGGACGGCGAGTACCGCATTTCGGCCGAGGTCGTGCAGACGCAGTAG
- a CDS encoding chemotaxis protein CheB, whose product MQIDTFGSDSVTGRDIIVMGGSAGAVEGMAQIVAGLPADLPAAVFVVVHFPPYSTSVLPRILSRAGVLPAVHPSDGDPIEHGTIYVAPPDHHLLLEDGRIRLTRGPRENGHRPAVDTLFRSAARAYGQRVAAVVITGNLDDGTAGLGAVRARGGAAVVQDPADALHPGMPATALTVVGADHVLPLDRISATLVELATRPSPDSEPPVPNRLDKEADIAVMDFDAMQDDERPGTPAGYSCPECHGSLFEIQEGEVVRYRCRVGHAYGVESLLAHQGHAVESALWTAMMALKERAVLSRRMADRLRARGGDVSADRFAQQADEADVRAGVILEVLRNLGLASGQEAERSLEARAAREQPLLEQAGD is encoded by the coding sequence GTGCAGATCGACACTTTCGGGAGCGACTCAGTGACGGGAAGAGACATCATCGTGATGGGCGGCTCGGCGGGGGCGGTGGAGGGGATGGCGCAGATCGTGGCGGGGCTCCCCGCCGACCTTCCAGCCGCGGTGTTCGTGGTCGTGCACTTCCCCCCGTACAGCACCAGCGTGCTCCCCCGCATCCTGAGCCGGGCCGGCGTGCTCCCCGCCGTTCACCCTTCCGACGGCGACCCCATAGAGCACGGCACCATCTACGTGGCCCCCCCGGACCACCACCTCCTGCTGGAAGACGGGCGCATCCGCCTCACCCGGGGCCCGCGCGAGAACGGGCACCGGCCCGCCGTGGACACCCTCTTCCGCAGCGCCGCGCGCGCGTACGGCCAGCGCGTGGCCGCCGTGGTCATCACCGGCAACCTGGACGACGGCACGGCCGGGCTGGGCGCGGTGCGCGCGCGCGGCGGCGCCGCCGTGGTGCAGGACCCGGCGGACGCGCTGCACCCGGGGATGCCGGCCACGGCGCTGACGGTGGTGGGCGCCGACCACGTGCTGCCCCTCGACCGGATTTCCGCCACCCTGGTGGAGCTCGCCACCCGCCCCTCTCCCGACTCGGAGCCGCCCGTGCCCAACCGACTCGACAAAGAGGCCGACATCGCGGTGATGGACTTCGACGCGATGCAGGACGACGAGCGTCCCGGCACCCCCGCGGGCTACAGCTGTCCGGAGTGCCACGGCTCGCTCTTCGAGATCCAGGAGGGGGAGGTGGTGCGCTACCGCTGCCGCGTGGGGCACGCGTACGGGGTGGAGTCGCTGCTGGCGCACCAGGGCCACGCCGTGGAGTCGGCGCTGTGGACCGCGATGATGGCGCTGAAGGAGCGCGCGGTCCTCTCGCGCCGCATGGCCGACCGCCTGCGCGCCCGCGGCGGCGACGTTTCCGCGGATCGCTTCGCCCAGCAGGCGGACGAGGCGGACGTGCGTGCGGGGGTGATCCTGGAGGTGCTGCGCAACCTGGGCCTCGCCAGCGGCCAGGAAGCCGAGCGCTCGCTGGAGGCCCGCGCCGCGCGGGAGCAGCCGTTGCTGGAGCAGGCGGGGGACTGA
- a CDS encoding chemotaxis protein CheB translates to MHSTPPPCLVVIASSLGGIQALRHILSALPADLPASVVVVQHLEPGRRSRLAEVLGMVSALPVSEARGGEALDDARVFVAPPGRHVVVDGGGRLQLSDAPPVRFSRPAADPLFASAAERFGAGVVGVVLTGCDSDGSLGVRAIKEAGGIVLVQDPATATVESMPRNAIATGTADDVLPLEQIAGRIVQAVTQSA, encoded by the coding sequence TTGCATTCCACGCCGCCGCCGTGCCTGGTGGTGATCGCGTCCTCGCTCGGGGGGATCCAGGCGCTGCGCCACATCCTCTCCGCGCTCCCGGCGGACCTCCCCGCCTCGGTGGTGGTGGTGCAGCACCTGGAGCCGGGGCGCCGCAGCCGGCTGGCGGAGGTGCTGGGGATGGTCAGCGCGCTCCCCGTGAGCGAGGCGCGGGGCGGCGAGGCGCTGGACGACGCGCGCGTGTTCGTGGCGCCGCCCGGCCGGCACGTGGTGGTGGACGGCGGCGGGCGGCTCCAGCTTTCGGATGCGCCCCCCGTCCGCTTCTCGCGCCCCGCGGCCGATCCGCTCTTCGCGTCGGCCGCGGAACGGTTCGGCGCGGGAGTGGTGGGCGTGGTCCTCACCGGGTGCGACTCCGACGGCAGCCTGGGGGTGCGCGCCATTAAGGAGGCCGGCGGCATCGTGCTGGTGCAGGACCCCGCCACCGCCACCGTCGAGAGCATGCCCCGCAACGCCATCGCCACCGGAACGGCGGACGACGTGCTCCCCCTGGAGCAGATCGCCGGCCGCATCGTACAGGCCGTAACCCAGAGCGCATGA